From the genome of Solidesulfovibrio carbinolicus, one region includes:
- a CDS encoding Lon protease family protein, translating to MTRNLTPTDLRACCDPASLPFADSRDIPDDPGALARTQPRAMAALDLALAIGGREYNVYLAGEPAMGRTHFARAFLDPAAKAGATPPDWLYVHNFDDPDRPRVVSLPAGQGRGFKTALAKAVTDMREEIPARFEREAYLAQKQTLMRGYNADRETMLDEMEERAKTEGYNLLVDDQGAFTLYPLLEGKVVSDEEFERLEPELKKSLKAKGDLLLEEMSSALRKLSKEERGYRDREKDLERDAAGEVCDAALAPFADLRAASPAIDQFLTAMRADILDNIDAFMPQVQPAPPSPHGDLNLPEDIFYRYEANLFVDNGQLSGAPVVAEDHPTYFNLMGCIERESEMGALYTDFTLIKSGSLHRANGGFLIIRVDDLAANPGAWESLLRALRSGQARVEDPAEGGEHVRTRTIEPEPIPLDLKIVLVGPDEAYEALLYSDERFGKLFKLKAHLQENMARNPDNVGLYLTLAGQAIRQANLLPFDRAALAALVDYASVLAEDQTRLSLKIPFARELMIEADALARRQGAEAVTAAHLALARKAREFRVNLYEEEYLEEYDREMIKVATSGEAVGKANGLSVRMFGDYAFGLPHQISCTVGVGHGGILDLEREAELGGPIHTKGMMILKSYLVSRFAQDKGLVMTGSLCFEQNYAGVEGDSASGAELAALLSALAETPIRLRYAMTGAVSQSGEIMAVGGVNEKIRGFFAVCRRRGLSGDQGVILPADNVVNLMLDDEVIDAVAQGRFHIHPVATVEEAMEILTGLPAGGRGPDGTFPEGSLYARVDARLARLAQLAPQGGWQGCGRG from the coding sequence ATGACCAGAAATCTGACGCCCACGGACCTTCGCGCCTGCTGCGATCCCGCTTCACTGCCCTTTGCCGACAGCCGGGACATTCCCGACGATCCCGGAGCCCTGGCCCGCACCCAGCCCCGGGCCATGGCCGCCCTGGACCTGGCTTTGGCCATCGGCGGCCGGGAATATAACGTCTATCTTGCCGGCGAGCCGGCCATGGGGCGCACCCATTTCGCCCGGGCCTTCCTCGATCCGGCCGCCAAGGCCGGGGCCACGCCGCCGGACTGGCTCTATGTCCACAATTTCGACGACCCGGACCGGCCCAGGGTCGTGTCGCTGCCGGCCGGCCAGGGGCGCGGCTTCAAGACCGCCCTGGCCAAGGCCGTCACCGACATGCGCGAGGAGATTCCGGCCCGGTTCGAGCGCGAGGCCTATCTGGCCCAGAAGCAGACCCTCATGCGCGGCTACAACGCCGACCGCGAGACCATGCTCGACGAGATGGAGGAGCGGGCCAAGACCGAGGGCTACAACCTCCTGGTCGATGACCAGGGGGCCTTTACCCTCTATCCGCTGCTCGAAGGCAAGGTGGTCAGCGACGAGGAGTTCGAGCGCCTGGAGCCGGAGCTCAAGAAATCCCTCAAGGCCAAGGGCGACCTGCTCCTGGAGGAAATGAGCTCGGCGCTTCGCAAGCTCTCCAAGGAAGAGCGCGGCTACCGCGACCGCGAAAAGGACCTGGAGCGCGATGCCGCCGGCGAGGTCTGCGACGCCGCCCTGGCTCCCTTTGCCGATCTGCGGGCCGCCTCCCCGGCCATCGACCAGTTCCTCACGGCCATGCGGGCCGACATCCTGGACAACATCGACGCCTTCATGCCCCAGGTCCAGCCGGCTCCGCCCTCGCCCCACGGCGACCTGAATCTCCCCGAGGACATCTTCTACCGCTACGAGGCCAACCTCTTCGTGGATAACGGCCAGCTCTCGGGCGCGCCGGTGGTGGCCGAGGACCATCCGACCTATTTCAACCTCATGGGCTGCATTGAGCGCGAATCCGAGATGGGCGCGCTCTACACCGATTTTACGCTCATCAAGTCCGGCTCCCTGCACCGGGCCAACGGCGGTTTCCTCATCATCCGGGTGGACGATCTGGCCGCCAATCCCGGGGCCTGGGAGAGCTTGCTTCGCGCCTTGCGCTCGGGCCAGGCCCGGGTGGAGGATCCGGCCGAGGGCGGCGAGCATGTGCGCACCCGCACCATCGAGCCCGAACCCATTCCGCTGGACCTCAAGATCGTGCTGGTCGGGCCGGACGAGGCCTACGAGGCCCTGCTCTACAGCGACGAGCGTTTCGGCAAGCTGTTCAAGCTCAAGGCCCATCTCCAGGAGAACATGGCCCGCAACCCGGACAACGTCGGCCTCTACCTGACCCTGGCCGGCCAGGCCATCCGTCAGGCGAATTTGCTGCCCTTTGACCGGGCCGCCCTGGCTGCTCTTGTGGACTACGCCTCGGTGCTGGCCGAGGACCAGACCCGGTTGTCGCTGAAAATTCCCTTTGCCCGGGAACTCATGATCGAGGCCGATGCCCTGGCCCGCCGCCAGGGGGCCGAGGCCGTCACCGCCGCCCACCTGGCCCTGGCCCGCAAGGCCCGGGAATTTCGCGTCAATCTCTACGAGGAGGAATACCTCGAAGAGTACGACCGCGAGATGATCAAGGTGGCCACCTCCGGCGAGGCCGTGGGCAAGGCCAACGGGCTGTCCGTGCGCATGTTCGGCGACTACGCCTTCGGCCTGCCCCATCAGATCTCCTGCACCGTGGGCGTGGGCCACGGCGGCATCCTGGACCTCGAACGTGAAGCCGAGCTGGGCGGCCCCATCCACACCAAGGGCATGATGATCTTAAAAAGCTATCTGGTCAGCCGCTTCGCCCAGGACAAGGGGCTGGTCATGACCGGATCGCTGTGTTTCGAGCAGAACTACGCCGGCGTCGAGGGCGATTCGGCCTCGGGCGCGGAGCTGGCGGCCCTGCTTTCGGCCTTGGCCGAGACGCCCATCCGGCTGCGCTACGCCATGACCGGGGCGGTGTCCCAGTCCGGCGAGATCATGGCTGTGGGCGGGGTCAACGAGAAGATTCGCGGCTTTTTCGCGGTCTGCCGCCGCCGGGGCCTGTCCGGCGACCAGGGCGTGATCCTGCCGGCCGACAACGTGGTCAACCTCATGCTCGACGACGAGGTCATCGACGCCGTGGCCCAGGGCCGTTTCCACATCCATCCCGTGGCCACCGTCGAGGAGGCCATGGAAATTCTGACCGGCCTGCCGGCGGGCGGGCGCGGGCCGGACGGGACGTTCCCCGAGGGCAGCCTCTACGCCCGGGTCGATGCGCGTCTGGCCCGGCTGGCCCAGCTTGCCCCCCAGGGCGGCTGGCAGGGCTGCGGACGGGGATAA
- a CDS encoding acyltransferase family protein, producing the protein MANTGQRPPFLPGLGGLRGLAALAVLLGHGLAWLTPLPQTPDLYEPFARLTRCGLSAFFVLSGFVLAYNHGAAMAAGELPFGRFALARLARLYPVYLLTLGLAAGLALLKHGPGSFGGPGHLLAFASLTQTWFLVPGWPQIFPLAWAVSVEVFFYLAFPATAWLLARARTPRAALWLILAPLALALALDGLGARLWPRLFTAYAARHPEWAGTSGELAALLFQWLFYSSPYLRIFEWLMGAAAARLFVLKPRMPHNLDIVAALGLAGLLVAPLPKDNFYLQVIAQNVLYAPLLTALLLAFAARPRAFLSARRLGAISAASLSVYLVQTWTLGVFTGPPETGWPEALLRLAAGLAATLCVGLAVARCIEHPAARWVMAKRPQRPGA; encoded by the coding sequence ATGGCGAACACCGGACAACGACCGCCCTTTCTCCCGGGCCTTGGCGGACTGCGCGGGCTGGCCGCCCTGGCCGTGCTTCTCGGCCACGGCCTGGCCTGGCTTACGCCGCTGCCGCAGACTCCGGACCTCTACGAGCCCTTCGCCCGGCTCACCCGGTGCGGGCTGTCGGCCTTTTTCGTGCTGTCGGGATTTGTGCTGGCCTACAACCACGGCGCGGCCATGGCCGCCGGGGAGCTGCCCTTTGGGCGCTTCGCCCTGGCCCGGCTGGCCCGGCTCTATCCGGTCTATCTGCTGACCCTGGGGCTGGCGGCCGGGCTGGCCCTGCTCAAACACGGCCCAGGCTCCTTTGGCGGTCCGGGCCATCTGCTGGCCTTCGCCAGCCTCACCCAGACCTGGTTTCTCGTGCCGGGCTGGCCGCAAATCTTTCCCCTGGCCTGGGCCGTGAGCGTGGAGGTCTTTTTCTATCTTGCCTTTCCGGCCACGGCCTGGCTGCTGGCCCGGGCGCGCACGCCCCGGGCGGCCCTTTGGCTCATCCTGGCCCCCCTGGCCCTGGCCCTGGCCCTGGACGGGCTCGGCGCGCGCCTGTGGCCCCGGCTCTTCACGGCCTACGCCGCCCGCCACCCCGAATGGGCCGGCACGTCCGGCGAACTGGCCGCCCTGCTCTTCCAGTGGCTCTTCTATTCAAGCCCCTACCTGCGGATTTTCGAGTGGCTCATGGGCGCGGCGGCGGCCCGTTTGTTTGTCCTCAAGCCCCGGATGCCCCACAACCTTGACATCGTCGCCGCCCTTGGGCTGGCCGGCCTGCTGGTCGCCCCCCTGCCCAAGGACAACTTCTATCTCCAGGTGATTGCCCAAAACGTGCTCTACGCCCCGCTGCTGACCGCCCTGCTCCTGGCCTTCGCCGCCCGGCCCCGGGCCTTTCTCTCCGCCCGCCGCCTGGGCGCGATAAGCGCCGCGAGCCTGTCGGTCTATCTCGTCCAGACTTGGACGCTGGGCGTCTTCACCGGCCCGCCGGAAACCGGCTGGCCTGAAGCCCTGCTCCGCCTGGCCGCCGGCCTCGCCGCCACCCTATGCGTCGGCCTGGCCGTCGCGCGCTGTATCGAACATCCCGCCGCGCGTTGGGTAATGGCGAAGCGGCCGCAGCGTCCGGGGGCCTAA
- a CDS encoding EAL and HDOD domain-containing protein: MSDNGQSGASPFFFTKQALFDVKRKLWGYEIQGGADACSALACFADQEHLAGSLASTSYMGVQSAVERGKKVAVPFDEVGFLAQAPYALPPAHGVVKFVGQASRPREVVELAARLRADGYSLAVDVGAGQPELAELAALADVWCFDAGGADDPTPIAARNKGGKALLWASRVGSLDTFEKLKAAGFAVFQGRFFKEPELVSERKLTSHQMSRFQLLRLIESEDPDVDALAEAISADVSVSFRLLSYLNSAAFGLPQKIQSIKQAIMILGSIKIRNWLRAVLLADMAQGGDMPRELAELSLQRARLLELVTTRYDFWDFNPGTLFLLGLFSLLDAILGLPMRQVAEHLPLDEKLKSALRHDAQNEYQPLLDLAECIEDADWPRLADMTRQLGLELDAVKVCASEAMAYSSGFFATQADAPTPSAGKKARQ; this comes from the coding sequence ATGAGCGACAACGGCCAGTCCGGCGCAAGCCCGTTTTTTTTCACCAAACAGGCGCTGTTCGACGTCAAGCGCAAGCTGTGGGGCTACGAGATCCAGGGCGGCGCGGACGCCTGCTCGGCCCTGGCCTGCTTCGCCGACCAGGAGCATCTGGCCGGCTCCCTGGCCTCCACCTCCTATATGGGCGTGCAAAGCGCCGTGGAGCGCGGCAAGAAAGTGGCCGTGCCCTTTGATGAGGTCGGCTTCCTGGCCCAGGCCCCCTATGCCCTGCCGCCGGCCCACGGCGTGGTGAAATTCGTGGGCCAGGCCTCGCGGCCCAGGGAGGTCGTCGAGCTGGCCGCCCGGCTTCGAGCCGACGGCTACAGCCTGGCCGTGGACGTGGGCGCCGGCCAGCCCGAGCTGGCCGAACTGGCCGCCCTGGCCGACGTGTGGTGCTTCGATGCCGGCGGTGCCGACGACCCGACCCCCATCGCCGCCCGCAATAAGGGCGGCAAGGCCCTGCTATGGGCCTCCCGGGTGGGCAGCCTCGATACCTTTGAAAAACTCAAGGCCGCCGGATTCGCCGTGTTCCAGGGCCGTTTTTTCAAGGAACCGGAGCTGGTGTCCGAGCGCAAGCTCACCTCCCACCAAATGAGCCGCTTCCAGCTTTTGCGACTCATCGAATCCGAGGACCCGGACGTGGACGCCCTGGCCGAGGCCATTTCCGCCGACGTGTCCGTGAGCTTTCGGCTGCTTTCCTACCTCAACAGCGCCGCCTTCGGCCTGCCGCAAAAAATCCAGTCCATCAAGCAAGCCATCATGATCCTGGGCAGCATCAAAATCCGCAACTGGCTGCGGGCGGTGCTTCTGGCCGACATGGCCCAGGGCGGCGACATGCCGCGCGAGCTGGCCGAGCTGTCCTTGCAGCGGGCCAGACTCCTGGAGCTTGTCACCACCCGCTACGATTTCTGGGACTTCAACCCGGGAACGCTCTTTCTGCTCGGGCTTTTTTCCCTGCTTGACGCCATCCTGGGCCTGCCCATGCGCCAGGTGGCCGAGCATCTGCCGCTGGATGAAAAGCTCAAATCGGCCCTGCGCCACGACGCCCAGAACGAATACCAGCCCCTGCTCGATCTGGCCGAATGCATCGAGGACGCGGACTGGCCGCGCTTGGCCGACATGACCCGGCAACTTGGGCTGGAACTCGACGCGGTCAAGGTCTGCGCCAGCGAGGCCATGGCCTACAGCAGCGGCTTTTTCGCCACCCAGGCCGACGCGCCGACGCCGTCGGCCGGCAAGAAGGCCCGGCAGTAG
- a CDS encoding sensor histidine kinase, with protein sequence MFSRNSRPLLRSTTLRLTALYSCIFICSALTLFVLAYSLLSGAVREGDRVAMAQKLREYVSVSQKKGLAGLLDFLRLERENIDVEEYLLRVTGPDGATLFSQSPEDSAPLPEALPLVPGPSVQWAFVPGSDPEGGLTEIGSRALPGGGSVTIGKDASEREGLLARFRVIFAGIMLPVALFGLAAGFVLARRVLTPLKDLIDTVRAIDTGRMDARVPEVGAGDELSELARLFNAMLDKIRTLITGMREALDNVAHDLRTPATRTLAAVEMAVASKNDPAELREALLDCAEETRRMVAMLGALMDISEAETGAMRLRLEVADMARLAAEAAELYEYVAEEKGVALSVAAVGPLPVLADPNRLRQVLANLIDNAVKYTPPGGRVTVAAAREDRFVAVRVADTGQGIAAEDQPRIFDRLYRADRSRSERGLGLGLSLVRAVLFAHGVAVEVKSEPGRGSAFAFRLPLVMDA encoded by the coding sequence ATGTTCTCAAGGAATAGCCGGCCGCTGTTGCGCTCCACCACCCTGCGCCTGACGGCGCTGTACTCCTGCATCTTCATCTGCAGCGCCCTGACACTGTTCGTCCTGGCCTACTCCCTGCTCTCGGGAGCCGTGCGCGAGGGCGACCGGGTGGCCATGGCCCAGAAACTGCGGGAATACGTGTCCGTGAGCCAGAAAAAAGGCCTGGCCGGGCTGCTCGATTTCCTGCGCCTGGAGCGGGAAAACATTGATGTCGAAGAGTATCTGCTGCGGGTGACCGGCCCGGACGGGGCCACCCTGTTCAGCCAGTCGCCCGAGGACTCCGCGCCCCTGCCGGAGGCCCTGCCCCTGGTCCCGGGACCGTCGGTGCAGTGGGCCTTCGTGCCGGGTTCCGATCCCGAAGGGGGACTGACGGAAATCGGCAGCCGGGCGCTTCCCGGCGGCGGTTCGGTGACCATCGGCAAGGACGCCAGCGAACGCGAGGGCTTGCTGGCCCGGTTTCGGGTGATTTTTGCCGGCATCATGCTGCCGGTGGCGCTTTTCGGCCTGGCCGCCGGCTTCGTCCTGGCCCGGCGGGTGCTCACGCCCCTAAAAGACCTCATCGACACGGTGCGGGCCATCGACACCGGCCGCATGGACGCCAGGGTGCCGGAAGTCGGCGCGGGCGACGAACTCAGCGAACTGGCCAGGCTCTTTAACGCCATGCTCGACAAGATCCGCACGCTCATCACCGGCATGCGCGAGGCCCTGGACAACGTGGCCCACGATCTGCGCACCCCGGCCACGCGGACCCTGGCCGCCGTGGAAATGGCCGTGGCCTCAAAAAACGATCCGGCCGAGCTGCGCGAGGCTCTGCTCGACTGCGCCGAGGAAACCCGGCGCATGGTCGCCATGCTCGGGGCGCTCATGGACATCTCCGAGGCCGAGACCGGAGCCATGCGCCTGCGTCTGGAAGTGGCCGACATGGCCCGGCTGGCGGCCGAGGCGGCCGAACTCTACGAATACGTGGCCGAGGAAAAAGGCGTGGCCCTTTCCGTGGCCGCCGTCGGCCCCCTGCCGGTCCTGGCCGACCCCAACCGTCTGCGCCAGGTGCTGGCCAACCTCATCGACAACGCCGTCAAGTACACCCCGCCCGGCGGACGGGTGACGGTGGCCGCCGCCCGGGAAGACCGCTTCGTGGCCGTGCGGGTGGCCGACACCGGCCAGGGCATCGCCGCCGAAGACCAGCCCCGCATTTTCGACCGCCTCTACCGGGCCGACCGCAGCCGCTCCGAACGGGGCCTGGGCCTGGGGTTGTCCCTGGTGCGGGCCGTGCTTTTCGCCCATGGCGTGGCCGTCGAGGTGAAAAGCGAGCCGGGACGGGGCTCGGCCTTCGCCTTCCGCCTGCCCCTGGTCATGGACGCGTAA
- a CDS encoding winged helix-turn-helix domain-containing protein, which produces MRILLVEDDEKIASFILGGLRQSGFAVDHAANGPDGLHLAATEPYCVAIIDVMLPGLDGLQVIEELRRRKIMTPIIILSAKRSVEDRVRGLETGGDDYLSKPFSFAELLARVQALIRRSTSASEPTRLTVGQLSMNLLTREVSRGETAVQLQPREFALLEYFMRNPGKVLSKTMIMEHVWDYHFDPQTNLVDVLVCRLRNKIDRDYDRKMLHTLRGVGYVLKE; this is translated from the coding sequence ATGCGCATCCTCCTCGTCGAGGACGACGAGAAAATCGCCTCGTTTATCCTTGGCGGCCTGCGCCAGAGCGGGTTTGCCGTGGACCATGCGGCAAACGGTCCCGACGGTCTGCATCTGGCCGCCACCGAACCCTACTGCGTGGCCATCATCGACGTCATGCTGCCCGGCCTGGACGGATTGCAGGTCATTGAGGAACTGCGCCGCCGCAAGATCATGACCCCCATCATCATCCTCTCGGCCAAGCGGTCGGTGGAGGACCGGGTGCGGGGGCTTGAAACCGGCGGCGACGACTATCTGTCCAAGCCCTTTTCCTTTGCCGAACTCCTGGCCCGGGTCCAGGCGCTCATCCGCCGTTCCACCAGCGCTTCGGAGCCCACCCGCCTGACCGTGGGCCAGCTGTCCATGAACCTGCTCACCCGGGAGGTGTCCCGGGGCGAGACGGCCGTGCAGCTCCAGCCCAGGGAGTTCGCCCTGCTGGAATACTTCATGCGCAATCCCGGCAAGGTGCTGTCCAAGACCATGATCATGGAGCACGTCTGGGACTACCACTTCGATCCCCAGACCAACCTCGTGGACGTCCTCGTCTGCCGACTGCGCAACAAGATCGACCGGGACTACGACCGGAAGATGCTCCATACCCTGCGCGGGGTCGGCTATGTTCTCAAGGAATAG
- the sfsA gene encoding DNA/RNA nuclease SfsA codes for MEREPSRVVLSHPGPILEARFVRRYKRFLVDAEGPDGPVTAHANNTGSMLGLLRPGATIGLSTSDNPKRRLPYTLEMTKVPDFAGDFWVGVNTLTPNRLLRRAVAARAIPELAGYDAARPEPPFAEGRLDFLLTGPAGRCFVECKNVTMVEDDAAMFPDAATERGRKHLIELTRLAREGVDKAAIFYCVQRPDGHCFAPAAVIDPEYADLLTTAAAAGVLVLPYRAAVSAAGVALGERLPLAPW; via the coding sequence ATGGAGCGAGAACCGAGCCGAGTCGTTTTGTCCCACCCCGGCCCCATCCTCGAAGCCCGATTCGTGCGGCGCTACAAGCGGTTCCTCGTGGATGCCGAAGGCCCGGACGGCCCCGTCACCGCCCACGCCAACAACACCGGCTCCATGCTGGGCCTGCTGCGCCCGGGCGCGACCATCGGCCTGTCCACGTCCGACAATCCCAAACGGCGGCTGCCCTATACCCTGGAAATGACGAAAGTGCCGGATTTCGCAGGCGATTTCTGGGTCGGGGTCAATACGCTGACCCCAAACCGGCTGCTGCGCCGGGCCGTGGCCGCCCGAGCCATCCCGGAACTGGCCGGCTACGACGCGGCCCGCCCCGAACCGCCCTTTGCCGAGGGCCGGCTCGATTTCCTGCTCACCGGCCCGGCCGGACGCTGCTTCGTGGAATGCAAAAACGTGACGATGGTCGAGGACGACGCGGCCATGTTCCCGGACGCCGCCACCGAACGCGGCCGCAAACACCTCATTGAACTCACCCGGCTGGCCCGGGAAGGCGTGGACAAGGCCGCCATCTTCTACTGCGTCCAGCGCCCGGACGGCCACTGTTTCGCCCCGGCCGCCGTCATTGATCCCGAATACGCCGATCTGCTGACCACCGCCGCCGCTGCCGGCGTCCTCGTCCTGCCCTACCGCGCCGCCGTCAGCGCCGCCGGCGTGGCGCTTGGCGAGCGGTTGCCGCTGGCGCCCTGGTAG
- a CDS encoding pyridoxal phosphate-dependent aminotransferase, with protein MRTALRMRLVAPSATLGMAAKAADLRRQGKAILDLSAGEPDFNTPQHIKDAAKKAIDDNFTRYTPVPGIPTLREAVTGYYKKIYGVPVPKEAVIATNGGKQALYNLFLAVLNPGDEVLVPAPYWVSYPDMIRLAGGEPVAVPSSPENGFLVTVEDLDRAATPATRAMVLNSPSNPTGAHYTAEQLDAIMAWAVSRGIYIVSDEIYDRLVYEPAKPASMAGCFAMYPDNVAVVGGLAKSFAMTGWRMGYCIAHPDVIRAMSTLQSQSTSNICSIVQKAAIAALTGPLDCVEEMRQAFARRRDLCLAIIKTWDKAFCPVPAGAFYLFPSLSAYYNEAVPNSTALSEALLTEAGIATVPGVAFGEDRCVRLSYATSDETLEKALTQMGDFLKKLG; from the coding sequence ATGCGCACCGCGCTCCGTATGCGTCTCGTCGCCCCGTCCGCCACCCTCGGCATGGCCGCCAAGGCCGCCGATCTGCGCCGTCAGGGCAAGGCCATCCTCGACCTCTCGGCTGGCGAACCCGACTTCAACACGCCCCAGCACATCAAGGACGCCGCCAAAAAGGCCATTGACGACAATTTCACCCGCTACACGCCGGTGCCGGGCATCCCCACCCTACGCGAGGCGGTCACCGGCTATTACAAGAAAATCTACGGCGTGCCCGTGCCCAAGGAGGCGGTCATCGCCACCAACGGCGGCAAGCAGGCCCTGTATAATCTCTTCCTGGCCGTGCTCAACCCCGGCGACGAAGTGCTGGTGCCGGCCCCCTACTGGGTCAGCTACCCGGACATGATCCGTCTGGCCGGCGGCGAACCCGTGGCCGTGCCGAGCAGCCCGGAAAACGGCTTCCTCGTCACCGTGGAAGACCTTGACCGGGCGGCCACCCCGGCCACCAGGGCCATGGTCCTCAACTCGCCCTCCAATCCCACCGGGGCCCATTACACCGCCGAACAGCTCGACGCCATCATGGCGTGGGCCGTTTCCCGAGGCATCTACATCGTCTCCGACGAGATCTACGACCGCCTTGTCTACGAGCCGGCCAAGCCCGCCTCCATGGCCGGCTGCTTCGCCATGTACCCGGACAACGTGGCCGTGGTTGGCGGCCTGGCCAAGAGCTTCGCCATGACCGGCTGGCGCATGGGCTACTGCATTGCCCATCCCGACGTCATCCGGGCCATGTCCACCCTGCAAAGCCAGTCCACCTCCAACATCTGCTCCATCGTGCAAAAAGCGGCCATCGCGGCCCTGACCGGCCCCCTGGACTGCGTGGAAGAAATGCGCCAGGCCTTTGCCCGCCGCCGCGACCTGTGCCTGGCCATCATCAAGACCTGGGACAAGGCCTTTTGCCCCGTTCCGGCCGGCGCGTTCTACCTGTTCCCGAGCCTTTCGGCCTACTACAACGAGGCCGTGCCCAATTCCACGGCCCTGTCCGAAGCGCTTTTGACCGAAGCCGGCATCGCCACCGTCCCGGGTGTGGCCTTTGGCGAGGACCGCTGCGTGCGCCTGTCCTACGCCACCAGCGACGAAACCCTGGAAAAAGCCCTGACCCAGATGGGCGATTTCCTCAAAAAACTCGGTTAG
- a CDS encoding ATP-binding protein, which yields MTTKLRKDDDQSLGFVKFLSWSSLALILLVNLFLSIFLSNYARQDVLAKQKEFALLLAENLNHQIYQRFTLPTVIGFGRVELSQPAQYDRLDKTVLSTIHSFHVSEVRIYDHDKRVSYSTDKELVGQSGFAGAAIIEALEQGTSSFQVVTRAGMFGGIFDFSPKPDTVTLKTIYPLRTERSLVPGNPQGFIMGVLEFTQDITDDYQKVVDFQRIIIATSLMSSLLLFVMLRIIISRAGRINAQRIADRERLERELQQQEKLAGMGRMVAGIAHEIRNPLGIIRSTAELLLKRAKDADPANARLLSAIFDESKRLSKTVGDFLDYARPRNPRQDEVDLALTCDQALTFLEAKCEELGIAVSRDYAPGLTVRGDKDLLYRAVYNVLSNALDAMAEDKEKLREPALAVAATRDGDELTLTIADTGPGFCPDNKDRVLDPFFTTKDAGTGLGLAIVRTIVESHNAALALDNAPEGGARVTMTFTAA from the coding sequence GTGACCACAAAGCTGCGAAAAGACGATGATCAATCCCTGGGGTTCGTCAAGTTCCTGTCCTGGAGCTCCCTGGCGCTGATCCTGCTCGTCAATTTGTTCCTGTCCATCTTTCTTTCCAACTACGCCCGCCAGGACGTGCTGGCCAAGCAGAAGGAATTCGCCCTGCTTCTGGCCGAAAACCTCAACCACCAGATCTATCAGCGCTTCACCCTGCCCACGGTCATCGGCTTTGGCCGGGTGGAACTGTCCCAGCCGGCCCAGTACGACCGCCTGGACAAGACGGTGCTGTCCACCATCCACAGCTTCCACGTCAGCGAAGTGCGCATCTACGACCACGACAAACGCGTGTCGTATTCCACCGACAAGGAGCTGGTCGGCCAATCCGGCTTTGCCGGCGCGGCCATCATCGAGGCCCTGGAACAGGGCACGTCGAGCTTCCAGGTGGTGACCCGGGCCGGCATGTTCGGCGGCATCTTCGATTTTTCGCCCAAGCCCGACACGGTGACGCTCAAAACCATCTATCCCCTGCGCACCGAACGGTCGCTGGTGCCCGGCAATCCCCAGGGATTCATCATGGGCGTGCTGGAATTCACCCAGGACATCACCGACGACTACCAAAAAGTCGTCGATTTCCAGCGCATCATCATCGCCACCTCGCTTATGTCCTCGTTGCTGCTCTTCGTCATGCTGCGCATCATCATCAGCCGGGCCGGGCGCATCAACGCCCAGCGCATCGCCGACCGCGAACGCCTGGAACGCGAACTCCAGCAGCAGGAAAAGCTCGCCGGCATGGGCCGCATGGTGGCCGGCATCGCCCACGAGATCCGCAATCCCCTGGGCATCATCCGCTCCACGGCCGAACTGCTCCTCAAACGGGCCAAGGACGCCGACCCGGCCAACGCCAGGCTGCTCTCAGCCATCTTCGACGAATCCAAGCGCCTGTCCAAGACCGTGGGCGACTTCCTGGACTATGCCCGGCCCAGAAACCCCCGCCAGGACGAGGTCGATCTGGCCCTTACCTGCGACCAGGCCCTGACCTTCCTCGAAGCCAAATGCGAGGAGCTCGGCATCGCCGTCAGCCGCGACTACGCCCCGGGGCTCACCGTGCGCGGCGACAAGGATCTCCTCTACCGGGCCGTCTACAACGTGCTCTCCAACGCCCTGGACGCCATGGCCGAGGACAAGGAAAAGCTCCGCGAACCGGCCCTGGCCGTGGCCGCGACCCGCGACGGCGACGAGCTGACGCTGACCATCGCCGACACCGGCCCCGGCTTTTGCCCGGACAACAAGGACCGCGTGCTGGACCCGTTTTTCACCACCAAGGACGCCGGCACAGGCCTGGGACTGGCCATCGTGCGCACCATCGTGGAAAGCCACAATGCCGCCCTGGCCCTGGACAATGCCCCCGAAGGCGGCGCCCGGGTGACGATGACGTTTACGGCGGCTTAG